The Lolium rigidum isolate FL_2022 chromosome 1, APGP_CSIRO_Lrig_0.1, whole genome shotgun sequence region CGATTTGTGTGATATCCTGGTCATGGGTTGGGCACCAGTGGAAACAAAAAATTAGATAAACAATGGAATTAAACCGgtattttctaaaaaaattgaaCGATACATTCTCGTACAAATCTTCAAAATATATAGAGTTAAGGAGTGGAATTTAGTACAACAACTAATTCTGGTGACGGTGGTTAAAAGTTAAGAACGGGGATATTGACATAATTATTAGAAATAAACAGGTTccacttttttttataatttgtgACACCCGCATCTTTTCTAGATGGCATGcctatatttaacatacaaaaaaGCACAAATATAATGGGAAAACCACTTTTTAACTTGGGAGCATATGCTTCTTGTACCCAAGAAagcatttgaaaaaaaaatctgaacaaaaatTTGGCACGTATATGTCGACATTACATGTATGCACGCCAAGTTTCACGGAAAATAGATATTTTTGTGTCCTGcgtaaaaaagataaagaaatgtaTTCTGGAAAGGCCTTTTAAGcaccaaaatttatcttttttttcaCAGGACACAAATAATAAATAATGTCGGTTTTTCGCGAAACGACTTTATGAGCATATATAATGACAAAATGTACAcgccaatttttttaacattttaaactaTGTTAAAAAACTATTTCAAAAACTAGGAGCATGTGCAAAAACGCCTCGTCGGTGATCGGAAAAACAACGGTTCATCCCAAATGTAATAAACTACATAAAGCTACATCTACTATCAACATTTCGTGACACGAAAATGACACCACAACATGGAGGAATCAAAATAGAGCAGCACAACACACATGTCGCAAAGTCTCAATAGGGAACAACTCATGCCAAGTGGCACACAAAACTCAATCTTAAACATGGGAAATGGCAACTCAAACCGAGAATCCGGATATTGCATCACCACACAAAAATACTCCATCTACCGTTCAACTTCAACGGAATGGAAAAAAAAGCGGCAGAAGCTATATTTTTTCTTCTCAGATTTTTTCAAACACAAGTCCATTACCCATTGGCTTTGACTGACGATaataaaaaggaagaaaaaagagagaaaaagaaacgaATTTAAAAGGTGGCAAAAAATACTAAAATCAACAGCACACCAACCgaactctttttttttctctcctcCTACCGCGCTTGCCTTTTTCTCTACTCTATATCTTCCTCCATTCCCCCCACACGCAAAAGCTTCCCTCCATGGGCACCTCCCCCTtcccctcatcctcctcttcctctacctccccccacctccgcctccacttccccgccgccggcgcttCCCCCCTGCGGCAGCAGAGGCAGCCGGACCGGATAACCTCGAGCCATGCTGCCGCCTTCTTGCGCGCCACATGCTCGAGGAAATGCCTTGGAGTtgcagatcccaacaaacgctaGGATTAGGCGCTCCCCGGGGTCCCTTTTAGCTCCCCTCTAACGATTTGTCTAGTTCTTGGTGTGGCTTGGTTGCTGTTCTTGTTCTGTGATTTGTCGGTGTGCGTGTATTCGGGTACAGAGTCGTCTACTGAGAAATCAGGAGGTTTGGGCCCCCTCCGGCAGCCGATTTTTGTGCTTTTGCTGCTTGTATGGGAGTTCCCGTCGCGCGGAGGTCCGATTCTTGGAGTACCGACCTCGCGATGACGGACTGGGAGCACAGCGCCGACCTCGGCGGCCGGCCTATTAACGGTGGCCGAGGTGGGGCCACGGAGCAGCGCGGCGGTGGGCTGGACGGGCCTCCGGTGTCCCCGCCGGAGCGCGTCCCGACGCCGTCGTCGGCGAGGTCTGTCGGATGGCGGCGCTTCTCCTCGCCTGGCCCTCTCCGGTGCTCAACGCCAGGGTGAGTAGTTGACTTTAGTACATGCCTTGGAGAGCATAACTTATATCATGTTTAAtttaatgaaaataaaatttgttggttgtaggagtattagtTATGATGACGGCGAGGACTCTGACCGGTATTTCTCCCCGGGTAGTGAACTTTCTCAAGATACATCTGATACGGACTCCATGAGCACAAGTATTAGCAGGCTGTACACATTCAGGCTGGCTTCGAGCCCGGTGCAAAGTCCTATGAAACGGCCGGGGCTAAATGGTCACCGAAACTCTGGCCATGGCTATGATGATCTTGATTTTTCTAGCTCAATGGATTCACCCAAGGGCGATGGCGAACAGAATGACAGCACCATACATCCAATTGACTTTGAGAGTAATGGAATATGGTTTCCTCCATCGCCGCAGCATGGTGGCGATGACTTTGAAAATAGTTTCTTTGAATACgatgatgatgactatgacaacgCTGATGGGAGGAACTTTGGGCATGGTAACCATGACAGTGGCGGTAGTGACGATTTACCAGGGGTTGAAGGAAAACATAATATAGCTCATAAGGAGTTCTTGAGGAATGCTTTGCATGGGCATTTTAGGGCTCTTGTGTCCCAGTTGCTCCAAGGCCATGGAGTTGATCTCGTGGATAGATGGTCCGATATCGTATCCTCATTAGCATGGCAGGCAGCTACCTTTGTCCGACCAGACACAAGCAAAGGTGGTAGCATGGATCCAACCAGCTATGTCAAAGTCAAATGTGTAGCGTCTGGGAATCCCAACAATAGGTATGCACTATAACTGTATCGAGCAATTATTTGCTCTTTGTCATGATACTTCGGGAGCTAAATGACTATTCATCTGTTTGCAGTACTTTCATTAAAGGCGTTGTTTGCTCTAAGAATGTAAAGCATAAACGCATGGTGTCAGCGCATGAGAACCCCAGAATTCTTCTTTTGGGAGGAGCACTGGAACACCAAAAGGTTACAAACAAACTAGCATCCATAAACAGCCTTCTCGAACAGGTAAAGCCTGTCATTTTTTAGTTACAGTATATTTATCCAACAGCTTTTGGTATGTTCATGGTTGACTTGGAAAGTTTTACATGTACAGGAACAGGAGTATCTTAAAAATGCTGTTGCAAAGATAGTGGCCCAAAGACCTCATGTCTTACTGGTTGAAAAAAGTATTCCAATGTATGCTCAAGAGCTTCTTGCAAAAGACATCTCTTTAGTACTGAATGTCAAGCGATCACTTCTAGAAAGGATATCACGCTGCACAGGCGGCCAAATTGCTTCATCCATTGACAATGTCACTTCAGCTAGACTTGGACACTGCCAAGCTTTCTGGATTGAAAGAGTTTCAGAAACTTTGGCTCCAAAGGACTCACACAGAAAATCAGTCAAGACACTGATGTTTTTTGATGGTTGTCCAAGACGATTGGGCTGCACGGTAATGCATAAAACTGTCCATTGCCTTCCAAAGATCATCAATATTCTATGCCATGATAAATTAAGTGTCAATTCACATCATGTTGTTTGTTTCTAAAATCTTTATACACTCGTACTTCAGTTTTATACTTTTCCCCATTATGTTGCCCTTTCTGCTGAGTATTGCGAAGCACTTTGTGTTTTAGGTTCTCAAATGTTTTACCACTCTTTGGGCCTATTTATTTAGTCAGTCCTCATACAGTGTATGACTTATCAAATACAACTTTTATGACTTAACTAATAAACCAATATGTTTCTGCTTAGGTCCTTCTAAGAGGCACATCCTATGAAGAGTTAAGGAAGGTCAAACTTGCTTTACAATTTGCTGTATTTGCAGCATATCAACTATCACTTGAGACCTCATATCTTGCGGATGAGGGTGCAATACTACCAAAGATCCTTTCAGATCTTCCAGTTCCTCCACTTGAGAATTACATGAATGGTGGGAATAGTTCCTTAAGTAATCATACCCATGCTTCAAATGATATTCAAATCATTAGTGACAGAACTTCTGAAAATGGATGCATCATGCCAAATTTCCCTGATAGTTCTTCAGAATTGTTATCTACCAATCAATCTCCTTCGGAAAGTAACTTTCAGGAAGATTACACTGGTGGCGCTAATGGCACATCTTCTCATTCCCCAATATTATCTCTTGATAATGGTTGTATGGCACCTCTAGGCATAACTGTTCATAGAGATGCGATGGTTGGTGGGACTTCTAGAGTAGAAAATGACTTGGACAATGGTTGGCATCATATATCAGATGAAGAAAATGCAGGAGCAGCCATACATGATCATAACGAGAACCTTGCTGAGTATTTCCCAACATCTGATAATGCACAGAGCATTTTGGTTTCCTTATCAATTGCGTGCCCTCAGAGACGAATTGTGTGCAAGCAATCTCAGCTCTTGCGCATAAAGTTCTATGGTAATTTTGACAAGCCGCTTGGGAGATATTTCCGTGAAGATTTATTTAATCAAGTATTGTGTTCTCAAACCTATTAAGTTTTCTATTTGCTTACAAGCTGTCACGTGTACCACTTTATTAATATATTTGGTCTTTGTTGCCAGAGTTCATGCTGTGCGTCTTGCAAGGAGCCTGCAGAATCTCATGTACAATGTTATACTCATCAACAAGGCAGTCTGACAATCAGTGTAAAAAATCTTGCATCTGTGAAGTTACCTTGGCGGAATGATGGGAAGATATGGATGTGGCACAGGTGCCTCCGGTGCAAATCAAAAGATGGAAACCCTCCCCCAACAAAAAGAGTAGTGATGTCTGATGCGGCACGTGGACTTTCTTTTGGGAAGTTTCTCGAGCTTAGCTTTTCAAATCACACAACAGCCAATCGAGTTGCCTGTTGCGGACATTCCCTCCAGAGGGACTGTCTTCGTTTTTATGGGTATGTGGTAGAtttttgcatttgatttttaaaattttagggcCAATGTAAATGTTGGCATTCTCCATGAACAGGTCTGGAAGCATGGTTGCTGTCTTCCGTTATTCTCCTGTAGACATCCTGTCTGTCAACTTGCCGCCCTCAGTATTAGACTTTGCTTGTCCAATAGCTCAAGATTGGCTCATCGAGGAAGCTGGTGATGTATGTTAATTTAAATATAAGTTTGTTCATTTACTTCCTGTTTGGTCTAGCTTAAAGTTCAATCTGAGCGATACACCCAGCTTAAAAAAAAGCTGAAGCTCAACTAAGATATAAGTTGTGGTGAAGTGTTTTCTTGACCTTTGACCATCCCATCTCCCTACGCCGCACCATCCCGGTAATGCAACTGCTTTTTTGTGCTTCTCTATGAAGCAGTCTTGTGGGTTCTCTGACCATGGGTTCCCAAAGCAACTCTGTGGAGCAAAGTTAAGCTGGGACAAACAGCCGTTAGATGGATGCTGAAAATTCCCCTTTTGACATATTTTTCTGTGAAATTATAGCCCTACTTAAATGGTTGTTTTCTCTTGCAGGTAGCCAATAGGAAGGATAATCTTTACAGGGTGATTTCTGATAAACTTGACTGCATTGAAAAAACGGTCTCAGCCCAAGAAGACATGAGCGTGAAGGCAGGCCTGTATAAACATGTTGTTGATCTTAAGGATTTGATTAAAATTGAGTGGAAGAAGTATGATGTAAGTTAAACATTTACATGGTGATGTTAGTTGATTAAAATTGAGTGGAAGAAGTATGATCTTAAACATTTACTGTGCAGTAAGCTACATGATGTGCTGATTGTTGATTTCTTTTGCATGAATGTACACCATTTTCAGGTTTCAGGTGAAGAAACTATAGATGTTCTAGGCCTCAACCATGTGAGGCGAGAGCTTGTACTTGATGCCCAAGTATGGGATCGCCGACTGCACATGATGCACTCACTCACCAAGGAAAACTATCATACTATGGCAACTGATGCACCTTGTCCTAAGAAGCTTCCTGGAAGCTTATTAGAAGAGTCGAAGGCTGAGATTTCTAGTGAGCAGGAGAATATGCGGAATTCAGTAGAATATACTCACCCAAGTTTGTCCATCACAGATACCGGGAAACCATTGCTCAGAAGAGAACAGAGTGACACAACTCTGTCACATTTCGGGCTGGAAACCAATATAGATGAAGTATACCACCAGTCTGTTGAAGGCACTACTGGTTCTGCTGGTCTTCACTTTGTCTCGGGCCCATCTGAAATACAGAGTGATGGGGTGGTGGCTGATGAACTTAAGCTTGAGAAGACATTGGAGAAGTCGGAGTCTTCTGCATCGAATCTTTCTGATAGAATTGACTTGGCATGGACTGGCTCTAGTGTGGAGACACTTCCAGTCTTACCTACTGCTCTGATGAATGGTTCCTCATTCCAGAATGTCATGGCTCCAATCAGAATCAGATCATTTGATTCTGGAATCAATTTCAGGAATAGATTATCACCTGTTGACGATCCAAATGTCAGCATAAGAAGAGCTTATTCCCAAAGGCCTCCAAGGGCACTTGAGAGAACAGGCAGGGGTTTGTCCCCGACATTCACGAATACGTTGTcactttctggtatgatggatggCGAGGGTTGTATGCTTCTATCTCAAAGTGTTTTGGATGTTGTCGTTCCAGTTTATGATAATGAGCCATCCAGTATAATAGCCCATGCCATGACTGTTCCGGAATATCATAGTTTCGTGTTGCCATTGAATGAATTGGATGCCTCTGACCAATCTCAACCTAGAAATGGAAATGATTCCAAGGATACTCACTTGACAGTTTCTTTTGAGGATGAGGATTCATGTTCTGCAGAGAAGGCAAAATTTTCTGTAACATGTTATTTTGCAAAGCAGTTTGATGCAATCAGAAAAAAGTGTTGTGCACATGAATTAGACTACATCCGTTCTATGAGTCGCTGCAAGAGATGGAGTGCTCAAGGTGGCAAGAGCAATGCATACTTTGCCAAGACGCTCGATGACAGATTTGTCATAAAGCAAGTGACCCGGACAGAGTTAGATTCATTTGAGGACTACGCAGCTGAGTACTTCAAGTATTTAACAGAGTCTGTAACTTCTGGAAGCCCATTTTGCCTTGCTAAAGTCCTTGGTCTTTACCAGGTTTGTAACGCTCTAGTTTATTGTCATGGTTTGTAGTGTCTTGTAAGATCGAAACATGTTAACTTAACTGTGACTCATCAATGCACTAGGTCGTTGGCAAGAACATGAAAGATGGAAAGGAACTGAAGGTGGAGGTAATGGTCATGGAAAACATATTCTTCAATAGGAAGGTATCGAGAATATATGACCTGAAAGGATCCTTGCGTTCCCGTTACAACCCTGATACATCAGGAAACAACAAGGTTCTCTTGGATCTCAATCTATTAGAGACACTTCATACGAAGCCCATTTTTCTCGGAAGCAAAGCAAAAAGAAGGTTGGAACGAGCTGTCTGGAATGATACTTCTTTTTTGGCAGTAAGTTACTCTACTTACTATGTTATGTACGTCTGGAAGTTGCATAGTATGTGTATAACTTAACATTGTTGCCAGATTGGTCGATGATTTTGGTTAGTCAATGTGGCAAATAACACTTAAGTTATTACTTAATTGGCTACTTGGACGATGGATCTGGGTTGGCCAAGTCAGCAGACACCCTGTGTTAGCTGAAATCTTGATACCTAACATTTCTGGATGACAACTTCAATCTGAATGATTGTTCTCGTTAACTTTTGCAACGATGATATAGTTCTGCAAATATTGAAATCTCATTTGTGTTGCGCATTTCCTTTTACTCAGTCGGTGGGTGTGATGGACTATTCTCTCTTGGTTGGCATCGACGAAGAAAGCAAGGAGCTGGTGATAGGAATTATTGACTATCTCCGGCAGTACACCTGGGACAAACAGCTGGAGACTTGGGTTAAGGCATCAGGAATCCTAGGGGGCTCCAAGGACGGGCTCCCGACCATCATCTCTCCGGATCAGTACAAGAAGAGGTTCAGGAAGGCCATGTCAAAGTACTTCCTAACTGTCCCTGACCAATGGTCGCCTTGAATCAGCCACTTGATGCTATTATTTGCCTCTTCAAGTGCATGATGGGGTGACAGGAACTGGGAAGCGGCACATTATTTTCATCTTCTTTTTAACTTTGTTTTTTGTTAGGGTAGTTGATCGATCTGTGCCTTTTGTATGTTGTTTTTTGTTTGCAACTGGCAGGATCACCGGAAAAGGATTGGCCCAGGCTGTCCGTCCAGGCAGGCCTGGGGATCGATACATGTATATTTTATAATTTCCTTCAACATTGTAACATACACTGTAACATGAAATGGAAAGGAACTAAAATACTCTATGGGTTCCTTACAAGTGGGTTCAAACTACGTCATGATTGTCTTATTCGGATGGATTATTCTTTTGGTGAGGAGATGTCTATGGCCAGGTGGTTGTGGTGAATTCGTTGACGCTGTGTGCTTTATATTGTATATATACTCGCTGTTTTCTAGAAAAAAAAGTGACACACTTTAAACAAAAGATAAGAGGTGccgcaaa contains the following coding sequences:
- the LOC124685346 gene encoding putative 1-phosphatidylinositol-3-phosphate 5-kinase FAB1C, yielding MGVPVARRSDSWSTDLAMTDWEHSADLGGRPINGGRGGATEQRGGGLDGPPVSPPERVPTPSSARSVGWRRFSSPGPLRCSTPGSISYDDGEDSDRYFSPGSELSQDTSDTDSMSTSISRLYTFRLASSPVQSPMKRPGLNGHRNSGHGYDDLDFSSSMDSPKGDGEQNDSTIHPIDFESNGIWFPPSPQHGGDDFENSFFEYDDDDYDNADGRNFGHGNHDSGGSDDLPGVEGKHNIAHKEFLRNALHGHFRALVSQLLQGHGVDLVDRWSDIVSSLAWQAATFVRPDTSKGGSMDPTSYVKVKCVASGNPNNSTFIKGVVCSKNVKHKRMVSAHENPRILLLGGALEHQKVTNKLASINSLLEQEQEYLKNAVAKIVAQRPHVLLVEKSIPMYAQELLAKDISLVLNVKRSLLERISRCTGGQIASSIDNVTSARLGHCQAFWIERVSETLAPKDSHRKSVKTLMFFDGCPRRLGCTVLLRGTSYEELRKVKLALQFAVFAAYQLSLETSYLADEGAILPKILSDLPVPPLENYMNGGNSSLSNHTHASNDIQIISDRTSENGCIMPNFPDSSSELLSTNQSPSESNFQEDYTGGANGTSSHSPILSLDNGCMAPLGITVHRDAMVGGTSRVENDLDNGWHHISDEENAGAAIHDHNENLAEYFPTSDNAQSILVSLSIACPQRRIVCKQSQLLRIKFYGNFDKPLGRYFREDLFNQSSCCASCKEPAESHVQCYTHQQGSLTISVKNLASVKLPWRNDGKIWMWHRCLRCKSKDGNPPPTKRVVMSDAARGLSFGKFLELSFSNHTTANRVACCGHSLQRDCLRFYGSGSMVAVFRYSPVDILSVNLPPSVLDFACPIAQDWLIEEAGDVANRKDNLYRVISDKLDCIEKTVSAQEDMSVKAGLYKHVVDLKDLIKIEWKKYDVSGEETIDVLGLNHVRRELVLDAQVWDRRLHMMHSLTKENYHTMATDAPCPKKLPGSLLEESKAEISSEQENMRNSVEYTHPSLSITDTGKPLLRREQSDTTLSHFGLETNIDEVYHQSVEGTTGSAGLHFVSGPSEIQSDGVVADELKLEKTLEKSESSASNLSDRIDLAWTGSSVETLPVLPTALMNGSSFQNVMAPIRIRSFDSGINFRNRLSPVDDPNVSIRRAYSQRPPRALERTGRGLSPTFTNTLSLSGMMDGEGCMLLSQSVLDVVVPVYDNEPSSIIAHAMTVPEYHSFVLPLNELDASDQSQPRNGNDSKDTHLTVSFEDEDSCSAEKAKFSVTCYFAKQFDAIRKKCCAHELDYIRSMSRCKRWSAQGGKSNAYFAKTLDDRFVIKQVTRTELDSFEDYAAEYFKYLTESVTSGSPFCLAKVLGLYQVVGKNMKDGKELKVEVMVMENIFFNRKVSRIYDLKGSLRSRYNPDTSGNNKVLLDLNLLETLHTKPIFLGSKAKRRLERAVWNDTSFLASVGVMDYSLLVGIDEESKELVIGIIDYLRQYTWDKQLETWVKASGILGGSKDGLPTIISPDQYKKRFRKAMSKYFLTVPDQWSP